A single window of Actinoallomurus bryophytorum DNA harbors:
- the katG gene encoding catalase/peroxidase HPI has translation MNEESAGGCPVSAGRFNHPTEGGSNRDWWPNRLNLTILRKHPAVANPMGEDFDYAAEFKTVDLDALARDVDEVLTTSQEWWPADFGHYGPFMIRMAWHSAGTYRIDDGRGGAGAGMQRFAPLNSWPDNGNLDKARRLLWPVKKKYGRKISWADLMIFTGNRALETMGFTTFGFAGGREDVWEPDEDVYWGPERTWLGDDRYTGDRELENPLAAVQMGLIYVNPEGPNGNPDPLAAARDIRETFARMAMNDEETIALIAGGHTFGKTHGAADPDQYVGAEPEGAALEEQGLGWKNTFGTGKGRDAITSGIEVTWTATPTTWSNSFFDNLFGYEWELTKSPAGANQWQPKDGAGAGTVPDPEDGSLSRPPTMLTTDLALRFDPIYEPISRRFHENPQEFADAFARAWFKLTHRDMGPIQRYLGPLVPQETLIWQDPVPALDHELVGDEDVAALKDKILGSGLSVSQLVSTAWASASTFRGSDKRGGANGARIRLEPQNGWEVNDPDTLATVLRTLEGVQEAFNSSQTGGKKISLADLIVLGGCAAVEQAAKNAGHDIQVPFTPGRTDASQEQTDGESFAPLEPTADGFRNYRGKGDRLPSEFLLVDRANLLTLSAPEMTVLVGGLRVLGANTGQSPLGVLTSTPGTLTNDFFANLLDMGTEWTAVSEDAETFEGRDRATGEVRWTGSRSDLVFGSNSELRAVAEVYASDDAKDKFTRDFVAAWDKVMNLDRYDLV, from the coding sequence ATGAACGAGGAGAGCGCGGGCGGATGCCCGGTCTCGGCCGGACGCTTCAATCACCCCACTGAGGGCGGGAGCAACCGTGACTGGTGGCCGAACCGGCTCAACCTGACGATTCTGCGCAAGCACCCCGCCGTGGCCAACCCCATGGGCGAGGACTTCGACTACGCCGCGGAGTTCAAGACCGTCGACCTCGACGCCCTGGCGAGGGACGTCGACGAGGTGCTGACGACGTCGCAGGAGTGGTGGCCCGCCGACTTCGGCCACTACGGCCCGTTCATGATCCGGATGGCGTGGCACAGCGCCGGCACGTACCGCATCGACGACGGCCGCGGGGGTGCGGGCGCCGGCATGCAGCGTTTCGCGCCGCTCAACAGCTGGCCCGACAACGGCAACCTCGACAAGGCACGCCGGCTGCTCTGGCCGGTGAAGAAGAAGTACGGCCGCAAGATCTCGTGGGCCGACCTGATGATCTTTACGGGCAACCGCGCCCTGGAGACGATGGGCTTCACGACCTTCGGCTTCGCCGGTGGCCGGGAGGACGTCTGGGAGCCCGACGAGGACGTCTACTGGGGGCCCGAGCGCACCTGGCTGGGCGACGACCGGTACACCGGTGACCGCGAGCTGGAGAACCCGCTGGCCGCGGTCCAGATGGGCCTCATCTACGTCAACCCCGAGGGCCCGAACGGCAACCCGGACCCGCTCGCCGCGGCCCGTGACATCCGCGAGACGTTCGCGCGGATGGCCATGAACGACGAGGAGACCATCGCGCTGATCGCGGGTGGGCACACGTTCGGCAAGACCCACGGCGCGGCCGACCCGGACCAGTACGTCGGCGCCGAGCCCGAGGGCGCCGCTCTGGAGGAGCAGGGCCTCGGCTGGAAGAACACCTTCGGGACCGGCAAGGGCCGTGACGCGATCACCAGCGGCATCGAGGTCACCTGGACGGCCACGCCGACGACGTGGAGCAACAGCTTCTTCGACAACCTCTTCGGTTACGAGTGGGAGCTGACCAAGAGCCCCGCCGGGGCCAACCAGTGGCAGCCGAAGGACGGCGCCGGGGCCGGCACCGTACCGGACCCCGAGGACGGTTCGCTGTCGCGGCCGCCGACGATGCTGACGACCGACCTCGCGCTGCGCTTCGACCCGATCTACGAACCGATCTCGCGCCGCTTCCACGAGAACCCCCAGGAGTTCGCCGACGCGTTCGCCCGTGCGTGGTTCAAGCTGACGCACCGCGACATGGGCCCGATCCAGCGCTACCTCGGCCCGCTGGTCCCGCAGGAGACGCTGATCTGGCAGGACCCCGTCCCCGCCCTCGACCACGAGCTCGTCGGGGACGAGGACGTCGCGGCGCTCAAGGACAAGATCCTCGGCTCCGGGCTGTCGGTCTCCCAGCTCGTCTCCACCGCATGGGCGTCGGCCTCGACGTTCCGCGGCAGCGACAAGCGCGGCGGGGCGAACGGCGCGCGCATCCGCCTCGAGCCGCAGAACGGGTGGGAGGTCAACGACCCCGACACCCTGGCGACGGTGCTGCGCACGCTCGAGGGCGTCCAGGAGGCCTTCAACAGCTCCCAGACCGGCGGGAAGAAGATCTCGCTCGCCGACCTCATCGTGCTCGGCGGGTGTGCCGCCGTCGAGCAGGCCGCCAAGAACGCCGGCCACGACATCCAGGTCCCCTTCACGCCGGGACGTACGGACGCGTCGCAGGAGCAGACCGACGGGGAGTCCTTCGCCCCGCTCGAGCCGACCGCCGACGGGTTCCGCAACTACCGCGGAAAGGGCGACCGGCTGCCGTCCGAGTTCCTCCTGGTCGACCGCGCGAACCTGCTGACCCTGAGCGCACCCGAGATGACCGTCCTCGTGGGCGGCCTGCGTGTCCTGGGTGCGAACACCGGTCAGTCCCCGCTGGGCGTCCTCACCTCGACGCCCGGGACGCTGACCAACGACTTCTTCGCGAACCTGCTGGACATGGGTACGGAGTGGACGGCGGTGTCGGAGGACGCGGAGACCTTCGAGGGCCGCGACCGCGCCACGGGCGAGGTCAGGTGGACCGGCAGCCGCTCCGACCTCGTCTTCGGGTCGAACTCCGAGCTGCGCGCAGTCGCGGAGGTCTACGCGAGTGACGACGCGAAGGACAAGTTCACCCGCGACTTCGTCGCGGCGTGGGACAAGGTGATGAACCTCGACCGGTACGACCTGGTCTGA
- a CDS encoding YbaB/EbfC family nucleoid-associated protein: MSAPQGGMPADYGRRLEELRRLRSDVDDVTATARSRNGDVWLEVGASGELRAIRFGPQALKQLSAQRLAQTIMTLVTEAREDAAGRAKEMTAAFLPEDMAERLRDGETDLMAFLPPPPRVPEFGQD; this comes from the coding sequence GTGAGCGCGCCTCAAGGCGGCATGCCGGCGGACTACGGGCGACGGCTGGAAGAGCTACGGCGGTTGCGGAGCGACGTCGACGACGTGACCGCCACTGCCAGATCCCGCAACGGCGACGTGTGGCTGGAGGTCGGCGCGAGCGGCGAGCTGCGCGCCATCCGGTTCGGCCCGCAGGCACTGAAGCAGCTGAGCGCCCAGCGGCTGGCCCAGACGATCATGACGCTGGTCACCGAGGCACGTGAGGACGCGGCCGGCCGGGCGAAGGAGATGACCGCCGCGTTCCTCCCGGAGGACATGGCGGAGCGCCTGCGCGATGGCGAGACGGACCTCATGGCCTTTCTTCCACCCCCTCCCCGCGTTCCGGAATTCGGCCAGGACTGA
- a CDS encoding Fur family transcriptional regulator, with the protein MTASQTPTIAEELRGAGLRVTAARVALLKTVRDGDHLGVEAIASGVRDRVGHVSLQAVYEALHALTAAGLVRRIEPAGSPARFEGRVGDNHHHVVCRSCGVVADVDCAVGEVPCLTASNDRGFVIDEAEVIYWGLCPDCSTATSP; encoded by the coding sequence ATGACCGCATCCCAGACGCCGACCATCGCCGAGGAGCTTCGCGGTGCCGGCCTGCGGGTGACGGCCGCCCGCGTCGCTCTGCTCAAGACCGTCCGGGACGGTGACCACCTCGGCGTGGAGGCGATCGCCTCCGGGGTGCGTGATCGCGTGGGCCATGTCTCCCTCCAAGCCGTGTACGAGGCCCTTCACGCGCTCACCGCGGCGGGACTCGTACGCCGCATCGAGCCGGCCGGCAGCCCGGCCCGGTTCGAGGGCCGCGTCGGGGACAACCACCATCACGTCGTGTGCCGGTCGTGCGGTGTCGTCGCCGACGTCGACTGCGCCGTCGGTGAGGTGCCCTGCCTGACCGCGTCCAACGACCGCGGCTTCGTGATCGACGAGGCCGAGGTCATCTACTGGGGCCTTTGCCCCGACTGCTCCACCGCAACCAGTCCCTGA